A DNA window from Clavibacter sepedonicus contains the following coding sequences:
- a CDS encoding CGNR zinc finger domain-containing protein, giving the protein MLFTPDTEDVLTFDAVMLNTAPRATRSGEDLLATPEQLADLMTRSGFSGRFDRDERELREVHRARARLREIWGLDRDAMVDPVNELLARHRAAPRLVRHDALDWHLHATPEDAPLADRILVEAAMALVDVVRSDATDRLRECAADDCEGVLVDLSRNGSKRFCSVRCGNRMNMVAFRERRAQDPVG; this is encoded by the coding sequence TTGCTTTTCACCCCTGACACGGAGGACGTGCTGACGTTCGACGCCGTGATGCTCAACACGGCCCCGCGCGCCACCCGCTCGGGCGAGGACCTGCTGGCGACGCCGGAGCAGCTCGCCGACCTGATGACCCGCAGCGGCTTCTCCGGCCGCTTCGACCGCGACGAGCGCGAGCTCCGCGAGGTGCACCGCGCCCGCGCGCGCCTGCGGGAGATCTGGGGCCTCGACCGCGACGCCATGGTGGATCCCGTCAACGAGCTGCTCGCGCGCCACCGCGCGGCACCCCGGCTCGTGCGGCACGACGCCCTCGACTGGCACCTGCACGCGACGCCGGAGGACGCGCCGCTCGCCGACCGGATCCTGGTGGAGGCCGCCATGGCCCTCGTCGACGTCGTGCGCTCCGACGCCACGGACCGTCTCCGCGAGTGCGCCGCCGACGACTGCGAGGGCGTGCTCGTCGACCTCTCCCGCAACGGCTCGAAGCGGTTCTGCAGCGTGCGCTGCGGCAACCGGATGAACATGGTCGCGTTCCGGGAGCGGCGCGCGCAGGATCCGGTCGGCTAG
- a CDS encoding EamA family transporter produces the protein MERRHLTTGLVLAVVAAASFGLSGAFVKPLLEAGWSPVAAVALRALVGGLVLAPVALVQLRGDLRPVLRAWWRVLGMALVGVAGAQVMYFAAIERIPVGTAILIEFMAPLLLVAVAWAMSRRRPAVPVLLGSVAAAGGLALVVSPSGGGALDPVGLLFAVGAMVGCAGYFAIAARGADGLPPVALAAAGLLVAAVLLALVGVTGILPFTGSVADVVMLGSVVPWWVPMLVVGVVATALAYGAGITAGAMLGSRLASFTGLLEVAAAGAWAWLLLGEELTPLQLVGGVLIVAGIVAVRFDVRADALPVGGEAGTAAAAAATASPAG, from the coding sequence ATGGAACGACGCCACCTGACCACCGGACTCGTCCTCGCGGTCGTCGCCGCCGCCTCCTTCGGGTTGTCGGGCGCGTTCGTGAAGCCGCTGCTCGAGGCCGGGTGGAGCCCGGTCGCCGCCGTCGCGCTGCGTGCCCTCGTTGGCGGGCTGGTCCTCGCGCCCGTCGCGCTCGTGCAGCTGCGCGGCGACCTGCGGCCCGTGCTGCGGGCGTGGTGGCGGGTGCTCGGGATGGCGCTCGTGGGCGTCGCGGGCGCGCAGGTCATGTACTTCGCGGCCATCGAGCGGATCCCCGTCGGCACGGCCATCCTCATCGAGTTCATGGCGCCGCTGCTGCTCGTCGCGGTGGCGTGGGCGATGTCCCGGCGGCGGCCCGCGGTGCCGGTGCTCCTCGGATCCGTCGCGGCGGCCGGCGGGCTCGCGCTCGTGGTGTCGCCGTCGGGCGGCGGCGCGCTGGATCCCGTCGGCCTCCTCTTCGCGGTCGGCGCGATGGTGGGCTGCGCCGGGTACTTCGCCATCGCGGCCCGCGGCGCGGACGGCCTGCCGCCGGTGGCGCTCGCGGCCGCGGGGCTGCTCGTGGCGGCCGTGCTGCTGGCGCTGGTGGGCGTGACCGGGATCCTGCCGTTCACCGGATCCGTCGCCGACGTCGTGATGCTCGGGAGCGTCGTGCCGTGGTGGGTGCCGATGCTCGTGGTCGGCGTCGTCGCGACGGCGCTCGCGTACGGCGCCGGGATCACGGCGGGCGCGATGCTCGGATCCCGCCTCGCGTCGTTCACCGGCCTCCTCGAGGTCGCGGCGGCCGGCGCCTGGGCCTGGCTGCTGCTCGGCGAGGAGCTGACGCCGCTGCAGCTGGTGGGCGGCGTGCTGATCGTGGCGGGGATCGTCGCCGTGCGGTTCGACGTGCGGGCGGATGCGCTGCCCGTCGGCGGCGAGGCGGGCACGGCGGCTGCGGCGGCGGCGACGGCCTCGCCCGCCGGCTGA
- a CDS encoding FUSC family protein: protein MGMDSARHEVARAWHAAVSPDRLLLAAKTALAVGIAWAVAPFVPGVANEYPYYAPLGALVSMYPTLMGSARTGLQTLLGLAAGIVLATAVILTTGPTWWSIPVIVGIGVILSGSGWFGAGREYVPMAALFVLIIGGQDADTYSLGYLVQMAVGVVTGLVINVLIAPQLSSGAAGARISAFQHEVADRLRDVGDAVEAESPPAHADWIRASEDLAGTARDVRADLREADESRKGNPRALVDKRDVRIDHARLEAMDQIVFHVRDISAALADTIWQQRGSIGLDRGIGAPIRDACHAVADVLDLDDPDSPERHRAMGEAARQVRLLVEAVDHQSQELGRAMGPGVLTAMHLKRVLHQLEPVDAAESPAP, encoded by the coding sequence ATGGGGATGGACAGCGCACGGCACGAGGTCGCGCGCGCCTGGCACGCGGCCGTCTCCCCCGACCGGCTGCTGCTCGCCGCGAAGACGGCGCTCGCGGTCGGCATCGCGTGGGCCGTCGCGCCGTTCGTGCCCGGCGTCGCGAACGAGTACCCCTACTACGCGCCGCTCGGCGCGCTCGTGAGCATGTACCCGACGCTCATGGGATCCGCGCGCACCGGCCTCCAGACGCTCCTCGGCCTCGCGGCGGGCATCGTCCTCGCGACCGCCGTGATCCTCACCACCGGCCCCACGTGGTGGTCGATCCCCGTGATCGTCGGCATTGGCGTGATCCTCTCCGGCTCCGGCTGGTTCGGCGCGGGCCGCGAGTACGTGCCGATGGCGGCGCTGTTCGTGCTCATCATCGGCGGGCAGGACGCGGACACGTACTCGCTCGGCTACCTCGTGCAGATGGCCGTCGGCGTGGTGACGGGACTCGTCATCAACGTGCTCATCGCGCCGCAGCTGTCGAGCGGCGCGGCGGGCGCCCGGATCAGCGCGTTCCAGCACGAGGTCGCCGACCGGCTGCGCGACGTGGGCGACGCCGTCGAGGCCGAGTCGCCGCCCGCGCACGCGGACTGGATCCGTGCCAGCGAGGACCTCGCCGGCACCGCCCGGGACGTGCGTGCGGACCTCCGGGAGGCCGACGAGAGCCGCAAGGGCAACCCGCGCGCGCTCGTGGACAAGCGCGACGTGCGCATCGACCACGCCCGGCTCGAAGCGATGGACCAGATCGTGTTCCACGTGCGCGACATCTCGGCGGCGCTCGCGGACACCATCTGGCAGCAGCGCGGATCCATCGGCCTCGACCGCGGGATCGGCGCGCCCATCCGCGACGCCTGCCACGCGGTCGCCGACGTGCTCGACCTCGACGACCCCGACTCCCCCGAGCGCCACCGCGCGATGGGCGAGGCGGCCCGGCAGGTCCGGCTGCTCGTGGAGGCCGTGGACCACCAGTCGCAGGAGCTCGGCCGCGCGATGGGCCCCGGCGTCCTCACGGCGATGCACCTCAAGCGCGTGCTGCACCAGCTCGAGCCGGTCGACGCGGCGGAGTCGCCGGCGCCGTAG
- the treS gene encoding maltose alpha-D-glucosyltransferase — MDDAIETNAIPEPEPTEITYDEERFPARPARLRARPQLRASGIRRSSNDPRAADASNPSYVEWLRRQSMLGDADVLSRGLSGSPSMWSNPYARPDARRAIDTASVRFTAYPISLITKEGESYLGALGDPQLWEIFQSVGIEAVHTGPVKLAGGITEWSQTASVDGHFDRISTQIDAAFGTEDEFRRLTEVADQHGGSVIDDIVPGHTGKGADFRLAEMGYKDFPGIYHMVEIPEEDWGLLPDVLPGRDAVNLDVAAEQALADQGYIIGRLQRVIFYAPGVKETNWSATAPVLGVDGRTRRWVYLHYFKQGQPSINWLDPTFAGMRMVIGDALHSLGDLGASALRLDANGFLGVEKSVEGPAWSEGHPLSEAANHLIASMVRKVGGFSFQELNLTMEDIRDTGRVGADLSYDFINRPAYQHALATGDTEFLRLTLRTSLEVGVEPVTLVHALQNHDELTYELVHWATEHCADVFPFRGEEVTGADLAVAIRGDLLEELTGESADYNHVFTTNGIACTTASVIAAAQGFTTLDAIGEDDVAGIRAAHLLLAKFNAWQPGVFALSAWDLLGVLPLQASQVADLIEGGDTRWVHRGGHDLLDAAPEATASGSGMPRGHSLYGSLPAQVDDPQSFVSGLRSVLEVRERFDVALGTQVDVPDVGHHGMLVMVHRLDNGDPEADARLQLTVLNFTGEAILATVRSEELPARRVVRDATTGEEVGTVDDLSSFPVQLEPYAGLFLMLDEEQEAEEA, encoded by the coding sequence GTGGACGACGCCATCGAGACGAACGCGATCCCCGAGCCGGAGCCCACGGAGATCACGTACGACGAGGAGCGCTTCCCGGCCCGGCCCGCCCGCCTCCGTGCACGTCCGCAGCTGCGCGCCAGCGGGATCCGCCGCTCGTCGAACGACCCGCGCGCCGCCGACGCGTCGAACCCGTCCTACGTGGAGTGGCTCCGCCGCCAGTCGATGCTCGGCGACGCCGACGTGCTGAGCCGTGGCCTCTCCGGCTCGCCCAGCATGTGGTCGAACCCGTACGCCCGGCCCGATGCGCGCCGCGCCATCGACACCGCGTCCGTGCGGTTCACCGCCTACCCGATCTCGCTCATCACCAAGGAGGGCGAGTCGTACCTCGGCGCGCTCGGCGACCCGCAGCTGTGGGAGATCTTCCAGTCCGTCGGCATCGAGGCCGTGCACACCGGGCCCGTGAAGCTCGCCGGCGGCATCACCGAGTGGTCGCAGACCGCGAGCGTCGACGGCCACTTCGACCGCATCAGCACCCAGATCGACGCCGCGTTCGGCACGGAGGACGAGTTCCGCCGCCTCACCGAGGTCGCCGACCAGCACGGCGGCAGCGTCATCGACGACATCGTGCCCGGCCACACCGGCAAGGGCGCCGACTTCCGCCTCGCGGAGATGGGCTACAAGGACTTCCCCGGGATCTACCACATGGTCGAGATCCCCGAGGAGGACTGGGGCCTCCTGCCCGACGTGCTGCCGGGCCGCGACGCCGTGAACCTCGACGTGGCCGCCGAGCAGGCGCTCGCCGACCAGGGCTACATCATCGGCCGCCTGCAGCGCGTGATCTTCTACGCGCCGGGCGTCAAGGAGACCAACTGGAGCGCCACGGCGCCCGTGCTGGGCGTCGACGGCCGCACGCGCCGCTGGGTGTACCTGCACTACTTCAAGCAGGGCCAGCCCTCCATCAACTGGCTGGACCCCACCTTCGCGGGCATGCGCATGGTCATCGGCGACGCGCTGCACTCGCTCGGCGACCTCGGTGCCAGCGCGCTGCGCCTCGACGCGAACGGCTTCCTCGGCGTGGAGAAGAGCGTCGAGGGACCGGCGTGGTCCGAGGGCCACCCGCTCTCCGAGGCCGCGAACCACCTCATCGCGAGCATGGTGCGCAAGGTCGGCGGGTTCTCCTTCCAGGAGCTGAACCTGACGATGGAGGACATCCGCGACACCGGCCGCGTCGGCGCCGACCTCTCGTACGACTTCATCAACCGGCCCGCGTACCAGCACGCGCTCGCGACCGGCGACACCGAGTTCCTGCGCCTCACGCTCCGCACCTCGCTCGAGGTCGGCGTCGAGCCCGTCACCCTCGTGCACGCGCTCCAGAACCACGACGAGCTCACCTACGAGCTCGTGCACTGGGCGACCGAGCACTGCGCCGACGTGTTCCCGTTCCGCGGCGAGGAGGTGACCGGCGCGGACCTCGCCGTCGCGATCCGCGGCGACCTCCTCGAGGAGCTCACGGGCGAGAGCGCCGACTACAACCACGTGTTCACGACGAACGGCATCGCCTGCACCACGGCGTCCGTCATCGCGGCCGCGCAGGGCTTCACCACGCTCGACGCGATCGGGGAGGACGACGTCGCCGGGATCCGCGCCGCGCACCTCCTGCTCGCCAAGTTCAACGCGTGGCAGCCGGGCGTCTTCGCGCTCTCCGCGTGGGACCTGCTCGGCGTCCTGCCGCTGCAGGCGTCCCAGGTGGCCGACCTCATCGAGGGCGGCGACACCCGCTGGGTCCACCGCGGCGGGCACGACCTGCTCGACGCAGCGCCGGAGGCCACCGCATCCGGATCCGGCATGCCGCGCGGCCACTCGCTCTACGGATCGCTGCCCGCGCAGGTCGACGACCCGCAGTCGTTCGTCTCCGGCCTCCGCAGCGTCCTCGAGGTGCGCGAGCGCTTCGACGTGGCGCTCGGCACGCAGGTCGACGTCCCGGACGTCGGCCACCACGGCATGCTCGTGATGGTGCACCGGCTCGACAACGGCGACCCGGAGGCCGACGCGCGCCTGCAGCTGACGGTGCTCAACTTCACGGGCGAGGCGATCCTCGCGACCGTCCGCTCCGAGGAGCTCCCCGCCCGCCGCGTCGTCCGCGACGCCACCACGGGCGAGGAGGTCGGCACGGTCGACGACCTGTCCAGCTTCCCCGTGCAGCTCGAGCCCTACGCGGGCCTGTTCCTCATGCTCGACGAGGAGCAGGAGGCCGAGGAGGCGTAG
- the rsmI gene encoding 16S rRNA (cytidine(1402)-2'-O)-methyltransferase: MIILGATPIGNLGDASRRLVEALSSATVVAAEDTRTTIRLLTALGVENRPRLIALHDHNEQERSADLVELARETDVLVLSDAGMPAISDPGFHLVEAAAAAGVRVTVIPGPSAVLSALAVSGLPTDRFTFEGFLPRKGGDRRRVLRELVRERRTMVFFESPNRLQASLEDVVAEWGPDRRLVVCRELTKLYEEVRRGSAAELAAWAAEGVRGEIVVVAEGAAALEVALATGVTQVLELVADGARLKDAAGTIAEATGLGKRDLYQAALQAR; the protein is encoded by the coding sequence GTGATCATCCTCGGCGCGACCCCCATCGGCAACCTGGGCGACGCGTCGCGGCGGCTCGTGGAGGCGCTGTCCTCCGCCACGGTCGTGGCCGCCGAGGACACCCGCACGACCATCCGCCTGCTGACGGCGCTCGGCGTCGAGAACCGGCCGCGGCTCATCGCGCTGCACGACCACAACGAGCAGGAGCGCTCCGCCGACCTCGTCGAGCTGGCGCGCGAGACCGACGTGCTCGTGCTCTCCGACGCCGGCATGCCCGCGATCTCCGACCCCGGCTTCCACCTCGTGGAGGCGGCGGCCGCGGCGGGCGTGCGCGTCACGGTGATCCCCGGGCCGAGCGCCGTGCTCAGCGCGCTCGCCGTCTCGGGCCTGCCGACCGACCGCTTCACCTTCGAGGGCTTCCTGCCGCGCAAGGGCGGCGACCGGCGCCGCGTGCTCCGCGAGCTCGTGCGCGAGCGCCGCACCATGGTCTTCTTCGAGTCGCCGAACCGCCTGCAGGCGTCGCTGGAGGACGTCGTCGCCGAGTGGGGCCCGGATCGCCGGCTCGTCGTGTGCCGCGAGCTCACGAAGCTGTACGAGGAGGTGCGCCGCGGATCCGCCGCCGAGCTCGCCGCCTGGGCCGCCGAGGGCGTGCGCGGCGAGATCGTCGTGGTCGCGGAGGGCGCCGCTGCGCTCGAGGTCGCCCTCGCGACCGGCGTGACGCAGGTGCTCGAGCTGGTCGCCGACGGCGCGCGCCTCAAGGACGCTGCGGGCACCATCGCCGAGGCGACCGGCCTCGGCAAGCGCGACCTGTACCAGGCGGCGCTGCAGGCTAGGTGA
- a CDS encoding tyrosine-protein phosphatase: MTITPARRALPARIGALTAAAATVVLSVGIGAPAAHAAADPALQPAPTSRDHLITDVPGLVNGRELGAYAGVDGRTVAASRLIRTESLDKITPAGAATLATVHHVDLVIDLRAPGQIQAKPDVPIPGAKTVAISLFGADGDYPDDTVMYQDLVDKGHVDAADPGVMISAYRQVLKAIASHTGDGTILIHCSHGMDRTGTVVDLLDRILGVGSSDILHDYLLSNTQLGVDWAKPALLQGTFEAGIASKYAGMDSYIRTTLGVSDTEIQALRARFLVADDAAAASITVGGVTVPLGDAAGSAGAAVRVGLPAITAGDVHVTTADGTSTSSVSVDGRTITVTVTAADGRTTRTYRITAGLAEIALPGGSTPTVGGTVAFRAAGLTPGATYRVILHSTPTDVGSVTAASDGTATGTVTIPAGTDPGTHTLTLVDAQGQAVSDPATITVSAAAVSAVTATATGARHAGPAVATGGTSVAADPWPGLALAALGFAGLAAIAAIAGRTVARRRAALRRP, translated from the coding sequence GTGACGATCACCCCTGCCCGCCGCGCCCTCCCCGCGCGCATCGGCGCCCTCACCGCGGCCGCCGCCACGGTGGTGCTCTCCGTCGGCATCGGCGCACCCGCCGCGCACGCCGCCGCCGACCCCGCGCTCCAGCCCGCGCCCACCTCGCGCGACCACCTCATCACCGACGTGCCGGGCCTCGTCAACGGCCGCGAGCTCGGCGCGTACGCCGGCGTCGACGGGCGCACGGTCGCCGCGAGCCGGCTGATCCGCACGGAGTCGCTCGACAAGATCACCCCGGCCGGCGCCGCGACGCTGGCGACCGTGCACCACGTCGACCTCGTCATCGACCTGCGCGCGCCGGGCCAGATCCAGGCCAAGCCCGACGTGCCGATCCCCGGCGCGAAGACCGTCGCGATCTCCCTCTTCGGCGCCGACGGCGACTACCCCGACGACACCGTGATGTACCAGGACCTCGTCGACAAGGGCCACGTGGACGCGGCCGACCCCGGCGTCATGATCAGCGCGTACCGCCAGGTGCTGAAGGCCATCGCGTCGCACACGGGCGACGGCACGATCCTCATCCACTGCTCGCACGGCATGGACCGCACGGGCACCGTCGTCGACCTGCTCGACCGGATCCTGGGCGTGGGCAGCTCGGACATCCTCCACGACTACCTGCTCTCCAACACGCAGCTCGGCGTCGACTGGGCCAAGCCCGCGCTCCTCCAGGGCACGTTCGAGGCCGGCATCGCGTCGAAGTACGCCGGGATGGACTCCTACATCCGCACCACGCTCGGCGTGAGCGACACGGAGATCCAGGCGCTGCGCGCGCGGTTCCTCGTCGCGGACGACGCGGCAGCCGCCTCCATCACCGTGGGCGGCGTGACCGTGCCGCTCGGCGACGCGGCCGGATCCGCCGGGGCCGCCGTGCGCGTCGGCCTCCCCGCCATCACGGCCGGCGACGTCCACGTGACCACCGCGGACGGCACCAGCACGTCGTCCGTGTCGGTCGACGGCCGCACCATCACGGTCACGGTCACCGCGGCGGACGGGCGCACGACGCGCACCTATCGGATCACGGCCGGGCTCGCCGAGATCGCGCTGCCGGGTGGATCCACGCCGACCGTGGGCGGCACCGTCGCCTTCCGTGCCGCCGGCCTCACGCCGGGCGCGACGTACCGGGTGATCCTGCACTCCACGCCGACCGACGTCGGATCCGTCACCGCGGCATCCGACGGCACGGCGACGGGCACCGTCACGATCCCCGCGGGCACCGACCCCGGCACGCACACGCTGACGCTCGTCGACGCGCAGGGGCAGGCGGTCTCGGATCCCGCGACCATCACGGTGAGCGCCGCGGCCGTCTCCGCCGTCACGGCGACCGCGACCGGCGCACGCCACGCGGGTCCCGCGGTCGCGACGGGCGGCACGTCCGTCGCCGCCGACCCGTGGCCGGGCCTCGCGCTCGCCGCCCTCGGCTTCGCGGGCCTCGCCGCGATCGCCGCGATCGCCGGCCGCACGGTCGCGCGCCGTCGCGCCGCGCTGCGCCGGCCGTGA
- a CDS encoding DoxX family protein codes for MRTLLHPARTSPALQDAALLIARVAIGFILMAHGLQKFLDYTLDGTAATFTQMGIPVPAAAAVFAATVETVGGAALIIGLLTPVVAALNVLNLLGAFVIVHADKGVFVDGGGYELVLALIAGLVVVGLLGAGRFSVDGLLSRRTRTA; via the coding sequence ATGCGCACGCTGCTCCACCCCGCCCGCACGTCGCCCGCCCTCCAGGACGCCGCCCTGCTCATCGCCCGCGTCGCGATCGGCTTCATCCTCATGGCGCACGGCCTGCAGAAGTTCCTCGACTACACGCTCGACGGGACCGCCGCCACCTTCACGCAGATGGGCATCCCGGTCCCGGCCGCAGCGGCGGTCTTCGCCGCGACCGTCGAGACCGTCGGCGGAGCGGCGCTGATCATCGGCCTCCTCACGCCGGTGGTCGCTGCGCTCAACGTCCTCAACCTGCTCGGCGCCTTCGTCATCGTGCACGCCGACAAGGGCGTCTTCGTCGACGGCGGCGGCTACGAGCTGGTGCTCGCCCTGATCGCCGGCCTGGTCGTCGTCGGCCTTCTCGGAGCGGGCCGCTTCAGCGTCGACGGGCTCCTCAGCCGCCGCACTCGCACCGCCTGA
- a CDS encoding IS481 family transposase has translation MTHANAPFTPVGRVRLARLIIEDGWPVRRAAERFQCSPATASRWARRYRAGLPMTDRSSRPHRQPTRTSQRRERRIIALRFTRRWGPHRISYHLRIPRSTVERVLRRYRMPLLTHLDSATGLPVRRSPARRYEHSSPGDLVHVDIKKLGRIPDGGGHRVLGRQAGRKNNPRTGRGYAFLHHAVDDHSRLAYSEILTDERKETAAAFWARANAFFTTAGITVIRVLTDNGSCYRSHAFTEALGTIAHTRTRPYRPQTNGKVERFNRTLATEWAYAHPYLTDEARAATYPAWLHHYNHHRPHTGIGGLTPAERVHNLTGNYN, from the coding sequence GTGACTCACGCTAATGCCCCGTTCACTCCCGTGGGCAGGGTTCGGCTTGCCCGGTTGATCATCGAGGACGGGTGGCCGGTCCGGCGTGCGGCGGAGAGGTTCCAGTGCTCGCCCGCGACCGCGTCGAGATGGGCTCGCCGGTATCGGGCCGGGTTGCCGATGACGGACCGCTCATCCCGCCCGCACCGGCAACCGACCCGCACGAGTCAGCGTCGGGAGCGGCGGATCATCGCGCTGAGATTCACTCGCCGGTGGGGCCCGCACCGCATCAGCTACCACCTGCGTATCCCCCGTTCCACGGTCGAGCGGGTCCTCCGTCGCTACCGGATGCCGTTGCTCACGCACCTGGATTCCGCGACGGGACTCCCCGTCCGACGCTCGCCCGCGCGACGTTACGAGCACTCCTCGCCGGGAGATCTGGTCCACGTCGACATCAAGAAGCTCGGCCGCATCCCGGACGGCGGCGGGCACCGAGTCCTCGGCCGACAGGCCGGCCGGAAGAACAACCCCCGGACCGGGCGGGGATACGCGTTCCTGCACCACGCCGTGGATGACCACTCCCGACTCGCGTACTCCGAGATCCTCACCGACGAGCGCAAGGAGACCGCCGCCGCGTTCTGGGCCCGCGCGAACGCGTTCTTCACCACCGCGGGCATCACCGTGATCCGTGTCCTGACGGACAACGGCTCCTGCTACCGCTCCCACGCCTTCACCGAGGCGCTCGGCACCATCGCCCACACACGCACCCGCCCCTACCGGCCCCAGACCAACGGGAAGGTCGAGCGCTTCAACCGCACCCTCGCCACCGAGTGGGCCTACGCCCACCCCTACCTCACCGACGAGGCCCGCGCCGCGACCTACCCTGCCTGGCTGCATCACTACAACCACCACCGCCCCCACACCGGCATCGGCGGACTCACGCCCGCCGAACGCGTTCACAACCTCACTGGGAACTACAACTAG
- a CDS encoding sortase family protein, translated as MTTAAPRSTRRPLLTAAGIVVASAAVVAGGLLAVGGWPARSDLPHDLAGATVRADVPAPAASADGAGDTSVDSGLGRFRAPSVGLDVPLGAVDVVGGVVDPPGFSSAYRVRDLGVSPEDAAQGTVFVVMHSVRGGGTGPGDLLIDDRAGSASVAPGAAIEVAGVEYAVGSSRAVPKGQLPDDTEVWADTPGRLVVITCLQRPDGSPSRDDMVIEATRA; from the coding sequence GTGACGACGGCGGCTCCCCGCTCGACCCGGCGGCCGCTCCTCACCGCCGCCGGCATCGTCGTCGCCTCCGCGGCGGTCGTCGCCGGCGGGCTGCTCGCGGTCGGCGGGTGGCCGGCGCGATCCGACCTCCCGCACGACCTCGCGGGCGCCACGGTGCGGGCCGACGTGCCGGCGCCCGCGGCGAGCGCCGACGGCGCCGGGGACACCTCGGTCGACTCCGGCCTCGGCCGGTTCCGCGCCCCCTCGGTCGGGCTCGACGTGCCGCTCGGCGCGGTCGACGTGGTCGGCGGCGTCGTGGATCCCCCGGGCTTCTCCTCGGCCTACCGCGTGCGCGACCTCGGCGTCTCGCCCGAGGACGCCGCCCAGGGCACGGTCTTCGTCGTCATGCACTCCGTCCGCGGCGGCGGCACGGGCCCCGGCGACCTGCTCATCGACGACCGGGCGGGCAGCGCGAGCGTCGCCCCCGGCGCGGCGATCGAGGTGGCGGGCGTCGAGTACGCCGTCGGATCCAGCCGCGCCGTGCCCAAGGGCCAGCTCCCCGACGACACCGAGGTCTGGGCGGACACCCCGGGCCGGCTCGTCGTGATCACGTGCCTCCAGCGCCCGGACGGCAGCCCGTCGCGCGACGACATGGTGATCGAGGCCACGCGCGCCTGA